tggcCAAAATCGTGAAACATTCTGATTTcattattaaaaacaaaagaGACATAGTATATATGAGTTAAATAAGGTACCACTACAAATTATTTGTCCTAAAAATGAATATTAGTAAAATTAGaaagataaaaacttgtgtgagacggtctcacaggtcatattttgtgagatgaatctcTTGTTTTGGTCatctataaaaaatattacttttttaggttaagagtattatttttattgtgaatatcggtagggttgacccgtctcacagataaagattcgtgagactgtctcacaagagacctactcaattagaaaagattttaaaaaaaaattaatacatcAACTTTTTCATAAAATGGTAATGGAGAAGACCCTTCATTCCCCATGATCATCATTTTAATGGTGTAATTAAGTGATGACCAACAATATATGGTACTGGGAGAGTGAGTTTTAAGTACCCTTGAATGTGAATTGGTTGATGTGTTAATGTTTAACTTTCAAGCTATAAATATAGAGTACTTTTCAAAATCTACACACTTGATTTTCTAGCAATCCACTTGTATTATTATCCTAAAATTTGCTACTTTAGTTATTCGATTCTTCTTGTTCAAAGTGATAACATTCAGGTACGTTTTTTGGTTCGTCTGAAGTAATAATTTGTGTCTAATTGttattagattttgaatcattgTATCATGGGAAACAAACTCTCATTGATTCTCAGACAACTCGTGTTTCTCCGACCTTGatgttgataatttattttgatgcagtatatatttttttgttaattggaGTATAACACAAATGGCGaatcagatttttaaaaaaatatttatttcaattgctttttttaaaaatttaaaaaaaatccaatttaaATTTGTTTTGGAAATTACCGaatgagatttttttaaaaatatttattttaattgctttttaaaatttttttaaaaaaaatcaaatttaaatttgttttgGAAATTGGTAATTTAAGCTCAGGTGTGTGTATTTTGGTCACCCGGATTTCAAACAGACACTTTTCCATATATCTTCACCGACGAAAATTTTTCCGAAAATTAAATCCTCTTTTACCGGGCTTGAAGGTAAACCTAATTTCTTAGTTTATTGAGAGAAAAGATATGGAAACTGTTTATTGAAAATGCTTGATTTGATATCTGGTGGAATGCGGATAGTTTCTGCTCTCCAAGATTGAGTGTTCTGATTGGGGATCGGTTTTTGTGAGATCTACTTGTTTTGAAATTAGGGTTGATTTGaaattgaacaaatatttcTTTTGCTCTTGTCGCAATTAGGATTAAACGAAGGAGTCATTGACAATGGACACAATACTAAGATTGATGTTTTTGTTTTGGGTATTTGGATATTGAAATGCAGTTGTTAGCTGAAGTTGCATTTCAAGTCAAAGTGTGTTATTGGGCTTAAAGAAATGGAAAAAACTGGCCTTTTTTcttaatatttgtttatttagcaGTCCAATATATTGCAAGAATCATGTTTTTGATCTTTCTATTCGGAGCTTTCAGCTGATTTTGTTTTATGCGGGTGGGTCTGTGGATTTTGAAACTGTCTTGCTGTTCGGGTTTCCCTTAAGAAACATTGACACCACCATTGTTTGTTAATGGAGTATTCTTTTGAGATCTGGGAGAAGCTTTTGTATTCTTTGCAAATCTGGGTGTTGTTTTCTAGCATCTCaaaattttccttattttgTCTCTTGAGTGGAAAGCATATAAAAGATTTCCAGCTGTTTTGTTTTGCTCAATTGCATTTTTACCAGTCGGCATAGGGATAACGTGTTGACTGTTGCCTTACGATTCTTGAAGCATGCTGATCCTTGTCAACTGTAGGTTGTTGGCCTGATTGAAGTGCTATATCAAAATTGTAGTTTTTTTGAGAGTATTATTGATGGAGGGGGGTGGAGGTGATGGGCCCTCAACGGCAACTGCGGCACTGAACCAGCAGAGGCATGAACTATCTCGGCTTTTCCAGTATTACTTAGATAAATCTACTCTGCACGCACATTACCGGTGGACTGGAACTTTTGCTCTAGCTTTGGTTTATGCTCTGCGAGTTTACTATCTTCAAGGGTTTTACGTTGTTTCCTATGGTTTGGGGATCTACATTCTAAATCTTCTCATTGGATTTTTGTCACCTCTTGTTGACCTGGAACTTGAACGGTCTGATGGACCTCTGCTGCCTACAAAAGGTTCTGATGAATTCAAACCATTCGTTCGCCGCCTTCCTGAGTTCAAATTTTGGTAATTATTTTAGTATATTTGACTGCTGATCATTAATATATTTCCAAGGTTACCTAATTTCCGAGCTGATGATAAAATTGAGAACGCTCAGAACATTTAGCATACTGCCATTACCTGATAAATTGCTACTGATTTTGATTTATAAACATGTCAATGTTTTAAATAAGTGCAAGTCACCTGGAAAATGATATGGAGCTGTTATCAGTTTACTAGTAATCTGCGAGCAACGAACATGGTTGCTGCTACTAGGTGATGACAAGCGTGAATGGTATGCATGCTTTTATGCATAAATCAAATACTATGTGAGAGACAGTGTCAACTGACGGTATCATTGAATCATCCTCTACTTTTCCTGCAGATAGTTTTTGTTATGCATCTGTGGATGAAATAATCGGTCTCCATTGTTAGTCTTTATTGTTTAATAATTTAGTGACTGGTTTTAATGTGTCAATTGGGATATCCAATTGAGTTATAGTATATATCACATTTTCTGCATCTAATGGTTTCAGGTATGCAATCACCAAAGCTTTCTGTATGGCATTTCTGATTACCTTCTTCTCCATGTTCGATGTCCCTGTGTTCTGGCCTATCTTGTTGTTCTACTGGATCGTTCTTTTTGTATTGACAATGAAGCGCCAAATCATGCACATGATCAAGTATAAATATATACCATTCAACGTTGGAAAGCAGGTAATCTTGAGACGAGATCGattattatatatgtgttttctTATGCCCTCGCAAAAAAGTATTCATCATCCTTTTGCATCTTTTCATTGGTAGTCGATGTTATATTTATGGGTTGTTGTTTTATCAGACATACCGAGGGAAAAAGCCTGCTGCTAGGTCCCACGACCCCCGAGCTGACTGAATGTGGACTGATTTATGATTTGAGAAGAATCTGAAGATGGAATGAGGAGATGGGTTTAAATATTTATAGTATATGGgtattttttcttcattttttatgATTCACGTGCACTTGAATGTGGAAATTACAAGCATATGATATATGGTTCGGAAGTGTGCAGTGATTTGATCATGCCAGCAGAATTCATTGACTACTGCGCGCTAGCACGACAAACAAATGTAGAATAATGTGTGAATACTAAGTAGGTGTCATACGTGTTTTTCACCCTATCATATTTGAGATAAATATTCTCCATGACAAGACGAGGATTACTTCAATGTTGCACTGGGGTGACTAGTGCTAATGATGGCCGTTGGATCTATTCCAACCGAGCCATGCGTTGAGAAACATATATAACTATTGGATCCTCAAAAATTGTAGGGACTATGGTTGCATCGTCTCAACATCGAAAGTGGTTTTGAGCTCGGGATTCATGTAAAACTCTCCTTGAACTATATGAGAACAGGTTTCGGTTCCAcatgaaatttatttatcttgTTATGTTGGTGGCCAGAATAGACCAAATTTGGGCACAGTGATACTCATGTGAAAACACCCTAACATGAACAGACTGAATCGGAAATGAATCAGAAAACTTGGCTTT
This genomic interval from Primulina huaijiensis isolate GDHJ02 chromosome 14, ASM1229523v2, whole genome shotgun sequence contains the following:
- the LOC140956485 gene encoding protein RER1A-like, encoding MEGGGGDGPSTATAALNQQRHELSRLFQYYLDKSTLHAHYRWTGTFALALVYALRVYYLQGFYVVSYGLGIYILNLLIGFLSPLVDLELERSDGPLLPTKGSDEFKPFVRRLPEFKFWYAITKAFCMAFLITFFSMFDVPVFWPILLFYWIVLFVLTMKRQIMHMIKYKYIPFNVGKQTYRGKKPAARSHDPRAD